In bacterium, one genomic interval encodes:
- a CDS encoding PAS domain-containing protein: protein MNQPVSNVSLRLLLKAVLVVSAVPVMAMMGLVVMGELQFGHAMLGSITIMAAFSLLVRPYLANILTLTRYVDDLAQDRRVEPPELTLVQGLEPLMQSLVRMHRSYERKRQQMEAIIDEREILVDSIPDVLIMVDSNLSIVRTNASARQLLGQNLAYRRLEDVVSNETLLRTVREAYEQGRDKEVEFYLDKSQDEYYRAKIDHFPARSPGGIAVIITMHNMTEIKRSEQMRADFVANASHEIRTPLASIIGFIETLQGPAKNDQKAREQFLSIMSDQSRRMSSLVNDLLSLSKIEMSANTTPTGSVNMAEVIHKVKEHLEWATKEKNMKIECNLSDNLPMVRGDENELMQVVHNLVSNAIKYGKADTPIVVSAEVTNRFPPDKHVVMQAPVLKISVSDQSEGIAPEHIPRLTERFYRVATGSNRKVSGTGLGLAIVKHILHRHKAILDVKSIVGVGSSFSVYLPIRQREVVIETP, encoded by the coding sequence ATGAATCAACCTGTTTCCAACGTCTCATTGCGCCTGCTGCTGAAAGCCGTGCTGGTGGTTTCCGCCGTGCCGGTGATGGCGATGATGGGGCTTGTGGTGATGGGCGAGCTGCAATTTGGCCATGCCATGCTGGGCAGCATCACCATTATGGCAGCGTTTTCGCTGCTGGTGCGCCCCTACCTGGCCAATATCCTGACCCTGACGCGCTATGTGGACGACCTGGCGCAGGACCGCCGGGTGGAACCGCCTGAACTCACGCTGGTGCAGGGGCTTGAGCCGCTGATGCAGTCATTGGTGCGAATGCACCGAAGTTACGAACGCAAACGCCAGCAGATGGAAGCCATCATCGATGAGCGCGAGATCCTTGTGGATTCCATCCCCGACGTGCTCATCATGGTGGACAGCAACCTGTCCATCGTCCGCACCAACGCCAGCGCGCGCCAGCTTCTGGGGCAGAACCTCGCCTACCGGCGGCTGGAGGATGTGGTTTCCAACGAAACGCTGCTTCGCACCGTGCGCGAGGCTTATGAACAGGGGCGCGACAAGGAGGTGGAATTCTACCTCGATAAAAGCCAGGATGAATATTACCGCGCCAAGATCGACCATTTTCCTGCGCGAAGCCCCGGCGGGATTGCGGTGATCATCACCATGCACAATATGACGGAGATCAAGCGGAGCGAGCAGATGCGCGCCGATTTCGTAGCCAATGCGAGCCATGAAATCCGCACGCCGCTGGCTTCCATCATCGGGTTTATCGAAACGCTCCAGGGGCCGGCGAAGAACGACCAGAAGGCGCGGGAGCAGTTCCTCAGCATCATGTCCGACCAGTCGCGCCGCATGTCGAGCCTGGTGAACGATCTGCTGTCGCTTTCCAAAATCGAGATGAGTGCCAACACCACGCCGACCGGCTCGGTCAATATGGCTGAGGTGATCCATAAGGTGAAAGAACACCTGGAATGGGCCACTAAGGAAAAGAACATGAAGATCGAGTGCAACCTGTCAGACAACCTGCCCATGGTGCGCGGGGACGAGAACGAGCTGATGCAGGTGGTGCATAACCTGGTGTCGAATGCCATCAAATATGGCAAGGCGGACACGCCGATTGTGGTATCGGCCGAGGTGACCAACCGCTTTCCGCCCGACAAGCATGTGGTGATGCAGGCGCCGGTGCTGAAAATTTCCGTCAGCGACCAGAGCGAGGGCATTGCGCCGGAGCATATACCGAGGCTGACCGAGCGTTTTTATCGCGTAGCAACCGGCAGCAACCGCAAGGTATCCGGCACGGGGCTGGGGCTGGCCATCGTGAAGCATATTCTGCACCGGCATAAGGCGATTTTAGATGTCAAAAGCATCGTCGGCGTGGGCAGCAGCTTCTCCGTCTATCTGCCCATCCGGCAGCGCGAAGTGGTGATTGAGACGCCATAA
- a CDS encoding SDR family NAD(P)-dependent oxidoreductase, whose protein sequence is MTALFDYTELPLAGQTALITGASSGIGEAMARALASRGVNLFLVARRKERLDTLKQTILAAIPNLKVTTIPADITSPEGMEAIRAARGFDADILINNAGGALGKDPVATARLDDWHGMIASNLTAAAEIVRAILPGMQTRGRGDIITIASVAGHQAYEGGSIYCAVKAGIRSFSQALRQETCGQNIRVMLISPGMVETEFSLVRFHGDQAAADAVYKGLTPLTSNDIARQMLFALQQPRHVCMDEILTLPTDQGSVTKAVRKS, encoded by the coding sequence ATGACAGCCCTTTTCGATTATACGGAACTACCCCTCGCCGGGCAAACCGCCCTTATCACCGGCGCTTCCTCAGGCATAGGGGAGGCCATGGCCCGCGCTCTGGCCTCACGAGGGGTGAACCTGTTTCTCGTCGCCCGCCGTAAGGAACGGCTTGATACCCTCAAGCAAACCATTCTGGCCGCTATACCAAACCTCAAGGTAACCACCATTCCAGCCGACATCACCTCGCCCGAAGGCATGGAAGCCATCCGCGCCGCGCGCGGTTTTGACGCCGATATCCTCATCAACAACGCAGGCGGCGCCCTTGGCAAGGACCCCGTCGCCACTGCCAGGCTGGATGACTGGCACGGCATGATCGCCAGCAACCTCACCGCCGCCGCCGAAATCGTGCGCGCCATCCTTCCCGGCATGCAAACTCGGGGCAGGGGCGACATCATCACCATCGCCAGCGTCGCCGGTCATCAGGCCTATGAAGGCGGCAGCATCTACTGCGCCGTCAAGGCGGGCATCCGCAGCTTCTCGCAGGCGTTGCGTCAGGAAACCTGCGGCCAGAACATCCGCGTCATGCTCATCTCCCCCGGCATGGTGGAAACCGAATTCAGCCTCGTGCGCTTCCATGGCGACCAGGCCGCCGCCGATGCCGTCTACAAAGGCCTCACGCCTCTGACATCCAACGACATCGCCCGCCAGATGCTCTTCGCCCTCCAGCAGCCGCGCCATGT